The following coding sequences lie in one Fimbriimonadaceae bacterium genomic window:
- a CDS encoding transposase — translation MKTWPHAPSKVVTHPGTYIITAATYHKLKLFDSAAKLDLLMDALFSTVEAQGWQLQAWAIFPNHYHLVGFSPEHDGAVRQLTKALHAMTAQQLNKIDGQPGRTVWYRSWDTRVTFERSYLARLAYVHNNPVKHGIVTDAIEYRWCSARWLQEEGDRPFVESVLSFDTSRVNVLDDF, via the coding sequence GTGAAGACTTGGCCGCATGCACCATCAAAGGTCGTGACCCATCCAGGGACTTACATTATCACGGCGGCGACTTATCACAAGCTCAAACTGTTTGACTCAGCAGCAAAGCTCGACTTGTTAATGGACGCTCTGTTTTCAACAGTGGAGGCGCAGGGGTGGCAATTACAAGCCTGGGCAATCTTCCCGAATCATTACCACTTGGTTGGATTCTCGCCAGAGCATGACGGGGCAGTACGTCAGTTAACGAAGGCCCTACACGCAATGACTGCTCAACAGCTGAATAAAATTGACGGTCAGCCTGGAAGAACAGTCTGGTACCGATCATGGGACACCAGGGTTACCTTTGAGAGGTCCTATTTAGCTCGACTTGCTTATGTTCATAACAATCCGGTGAAGCATGGAATTGTCACCGATGCGATTGAATACAGGTGGTGTTCCGCCCGTTGGCTACAAGAAGAGGGGGACCGCCCTTTTGTCGAGTCTGTCCTGAGCTTTGATACGAGCCGCGTCAACGTCCTCGATGACTTTTGA
- the queG gene encoding tRNA epoxyqueuosine(34) reductase QueG, translating into MLDPTPLKEKALELGFDTVGVCDAVSPPNLDTYKSWLAKGYQGTMDYLAEQLPLKEHPERLLPGVQSVVAVSLNYNQSNPFDDGFPRIARYALGRDYHKVIRGKLRRLSEWLKAEYPGIETRPCVDSAPIMDREFAQLAGLGWYGKNTCLIDSRRGSWFFIGLLLVTKRFAPDAPAVGGCGTCTKCIDACPTGAIKHEDGRYHVDARQCISYLTIEHEGPIPDDLASRLSGWTFGCDVCQEVCPFNQPSENQPLRARITEEPDFLNRREWPALKELAVIQSDAWDDLTRGSAVRRTGLVGLRRNAELCLKACEE; encoded by the coding sequence ATGCTGGACCCTACACCGCTCAAGGAGAAAGCCCTCGAACTTGGCTTCGACACCGTCGGGGTTTGCGATGCGGTGTCGCCCCCTAACCTAGACACCTACAAGAGCTGGCTTGCCAAGGGTTATCAAGGGACTATGGACTACCTTGCCGAACAGCTCCCTTTGAAGGAGCATCCGGAGAGGCTGCTGCCGGGAGTCCAGTCGGTGGTGGCGGTTTCTCTCAATTACAACCAATCTAACCCCTTCGACGATGGCTTTCCGCGCATTGCGCGGTATGCCTTGGGTCGTGATTATCACAAGGTTATTCGGGGGAAGCTGAGGCGGCTTTCGGAATGGCTGAAGGCGGAGTATCCCGGTATAGAGACAAGGCCTTGCGTGGACAGCGCCCCGATCATGGACCGTGAATTTGCCCAGCTTGCTGGACTTGGTTGGTATGGGAAGAACACCTGCCTTATCGACTCTCGACGGGGAAGTTGGTTTTTCATTGGGCTGCTGCTCGTGACAAAGCGATTTGCGCCGGATGCTCCGGCGGTCGGAGGTTGCGGCACCTGCACGAAGTGCATCGACGCCTGCCCAACAGGAGCGATAAAGCATGAAGACGGGCGCTATCACGTTGATGCTCGGCAATGCATAAGCTATTTGACCATCGAGCATGAGGGGCCGATTCCTGATGACCTTGCGTCGAGGCTCAGCGGTTGGACGTTTGGGTGTGATGTCTGCCAAGAGGTTTGCCCGTTTAATCAACCCAGTGAGAACCAGCCCTTGCGCGCCCGAATTACCGAAGAACCAGATTTCCTGAACCGGCGAGAGTGGCCTGCTCTGAAGGAGTTGGCGGTGATACAGTCGGATGCATGGGATGATTTGACGCGGGGGTCTGCTGTGAGGAGGACTGGTCTTGTGGGGCTTAGGCGGAATGCGGAGCTGTGCTTGAAAGCCTGTGAGGAGTGA
- the dnaB gene encoding replicative DNA helicase has translation MRTITEELVPLHSLEAEMSALGSMLFGERPADEVFAILDEEDFYRPAHREIYRATRQLQRDSKAIDLVTLKQELVRRGTLEDVGGEEYLIRIAEFVPSPANAAFYAQIVQENATLRKLEGAGHEIVKVVRDPEVDLQGKINRAESEVFAVGQKRLGRDFFLMRDLARDVMLDIDTVLETGVESHGLMSGFYDLDDMTTGFYPGDFVIVAARPAMGKTSLVLRMALNVAEKNQGAVAVFSLEMSAIQLARRLVSMLSRVNSHVMKKPSLEPSTLKRLADACEHLYSLPLFIDESSDISAMEMLGKCRRLAKEQGLSMVIVDYLQLMRGHRRSENRVQEVSDIARALKTMAKELKVPVIALSQLSRGVEQRDNKRPQLSDLRESGSIEAEADMVMFIYREQYYKDRDAGPDDEQVREPVEPAEVIIGKHRNGPTGTVRLGFEASYALFSNLAR, from the coding sequence ATGCGCACCATCACGGAAGAACTGGTCCCATTGCATAGCCTGGAAGCGGAAATGAGCGCTCTAGGCTCGATGCTTTTCGGTGAGCGGCCTGCCGACGAGGTTTTCGCCATCCTCGATGAAGAGGATTTTTATAGGCCGGCTCATCGCGAAATCTACAGAGCCACGCGCCAATTGCAAAGGGACTCCAAGGCCATCGATCTGGTGACCTTGAAGCAAGAGCTCGTGCGTCGCGGGACATTGGAGGACGTCGGGGGCGAAGAGTATCTCATTCGCATCGCCGAGTTCGTTCCGAGTCCCGCGAACGCGGCTTTTTATGCGCAAATTGTTCAAGAAAACGCCACTTTAAGAAAGCTTGAAGGTGCAGGCCACGAAATCGTCAAAGTCGTGCGCGACCCGGAAGTTGACCTTCAAGGCAAAATCAACCGGGCCGAATCCGAAGTTTTTGCTGTAGGCCAAAAGCGGCTCGGGCGCGACTTCTTCTTGATGCGCGACCTCGCAAGAGACGTCATGCTCGACATCGACACGGTTCTCGAAACCGGAGTCGAATCGCATGGCCTTATGTCAGGTTTCTACGACCTTGACGACATGACGACCGGCTTTTACCCCGGCGACTTCGTCATCGTTGCCGCCCGCCCCGCGATGGGAAAAACATCGCTCGTCTTGCGAATGGCCCTCAACGTCGCCGAGAAAAATCAAGGCGCCGTCGCCGTCTTCTCCCTCGAAATGAGCGCGATCCAGCTTGCCAGAAGGCTCGTCTCGATGCTCAGCCGAGTGAATTCGCACGTCATGAAGAAGCCAAGCCTTGAGCCCTCCACACTCAAAAGGCTCGCCGACGCCTGCGAACACTTATATAGCCTGCCCCTCTTCATCGACGAAAGCTCAGATATCTCTGCCATGGAAATGCTTGGTAAGTGCCGACGCCTTGCCAAAGAACAAGGGCTATCCATGGTGATCGTCGACTACCTTCAGCTTATGCGAGGACACCGCCGAAGTGAAAACCGCGTACAGGAGGTCAGCGACATTGCGCGAGCATTGAAGACGATGGCAAAGGAACTCAAAGTCCCCGTCATCGCCCTAAGCCAGCTCAGCCGAGGCGTCGAACAACGCGACAACAAACGCCCCCAGCTCTCCGACCTTCGTGAATCGGGCTCCATCGAGGCCGAAGCCGACATGGTCATGTTCATATACCGCGAGCAGTATTACAAAGACCGAGATGCCGGACCAGACGATGAGCAGGTGCGTGAACCGGTTGAGCCCGCCGAGGTCATCATCGGCAAGCACCGAAACGGTCCGACGGGGACGGTACGGCTTGGCTTTGAGGCAAGCTACGCACTGTTCTCAAATCTGGCGAGATAA
- a CDS encoding G5 domain-containing protein, protein MKRFTLGLGIAIATVTVVAQVDLPVGVRSQSEHSAQQAGTDEKANEREFFVVRKEIPFPVEYVLTRSLPHGRMKEEKPGTKGRLVDVYRIEEKDGKEVMTLVRTDRVEPMSQIFHVGKPRFEMSRGNYSRTKSIEMEASAYDPSAGRGKNATFRTATGQKAEMGVAAVDPSVIPLGTVLYIEGYGMALACDKGSAIKGYKIDLCFPTRAAALKFGRKKVKVHVLS, encoded by the coding sequence ATGAAGCGATTTACCCTTGGGTTGGGTATCGCAATTGCCACCGTAACGGTGGTTGCACAAGTAGACCTACCGGTAGGAGTTCGCAGCCAAAGCGAGCACTCCGCTCAACAAGCCGGTACGGACGAGAAGGCGAACGAAAGAGAGTTCTTTGTCGTTCGCAAAGAGATCCCTTTCCCTGTTGAGTATGTTCTCACACGCTCCCTTCCGCATGGACGAATGAAGGAGGAGAAGCCGGGGACGAAAGGCCGTCTCGTCGATGTTTATCGCATTGAGGAGAAGGATGGGAAGGAAGTCATGACTCTGGTGCGGACCGACCGCGTGGAGCCCATGAGCCAGATTTTTCACGTCGGCAAGCCAAGATTCGAGATGAGTCGCGGTAATTATTCGCGGACCAAGAGCATTGAGATGGAGGCTTCGGCATACGATCCCAGCGCGGGGCGCGGCAAGAACGCAACGTTCCGCACAGCTACCGGACAAAAGGCTGAAATGGGCGTTGCCGCCGTCGATCCCAGTGTGATTCCACTCGGTACAGTGTTGTATATCGAGGGTTATGGCATGGCTTTGGCCTGCGATAAGGGCAGCGCTATCAAGGGCTACAAGATCGACCTTTGTTTCCCAACACGCGCCGCTGCGTTGAAATTCGGACGCAAAAAGGTTAAGGTCCACGTCCTTAGCTAA
- a CDS encoding aspartate-semialdehyde dehydrogenase yields the protein MPQGLSVAVLGATGAVGHEFLKLFEDRRFPVGDLRLLASARSAGKTLSFQGRDVAVEAVSPQSFEGVDVAFFSAGATRSKEFAPHAVAAGSYVIDNSSAFRMNEETPLVVPEINTATIGDAKVLAVPNCTAIILLMATSPLFKLGKVSRIVVSTYQSASGAGAAAMEELREQTRDVLEGRPAVPKIMPHPYAFNVFSHNTAINEHGYNDEEWKVIQESRKIMGIPDLRINVTCVRVPVLRAHSESITVEFEGAAPSEQAVLEALSAAPGVRIVDDRAGNVFPMPLDASGQYDVLVGRVRKDVSHPSAISLFASGDQLLKGAALNGVQIAEKLIELGKLKVAATL from the coding sequence ATGCCCCAAGGTTTATCCGTGGCTGTCCTCGGCGCAACTGGCGCTGTCGGCCACGAATTCTTAAAGCTCTTTGAAGATCGGCGGTTTCCGGTAGGGGACCTTCGTCTGCTCGCCAGTGCAAGGTCCGCCGGTAAGACCCTGAGTTTTCAAGGCCGTGATGTCGCTGTCGAAGCGGTCTCGCCCCAAAGCTTTGAAGGCGTTGACGTTGCCTTCTTCAGCGCCGGAGCCACCCGCTCAAAGGAGTTTGCGCCACATGCCGTCGCCGCAGGTTCCTACGTGATCGACAATTCAAGCGCCTTCCGAATGAATGAGGAAACCCCATTGGTGGTGCCCGAAATCAACACAGCCACGATCGGAGATGCGAAGGTGCTCGCTGTTCCCAACTGCACCGCAATCATCCTCCTCATGGCGACATCCCCACTCTTCAAGCTCGGCAAAGTGAGTCGAATCGTGGTGAGCACCTACCAGAGCGCCAGCGGAGCCGGAGCCGCCGCGATGGAAGAGCTCAGAGAGCAAACGCGCGACGTACTGGAGGGCAGACCCGCCGTACCCAAAATCATGCCTCACCCCTACGCCTTCAACGTCTTTAGCCACAACACCGCCATCAACGAGCACGGTTACAACGACGAAGAGTGGAAGGTCATCCAAGAGTCGCGCAAGATCATGGGCATCCCCGATCTGCGCATCAATGTCACATGCGTTCGAGTGCCCGTTCTTAGAGCACACTCGGAGTCCATTACCGTGGAGTTTGAAGGCGCAGCCCCGTCAGAGCAGGCAGTCCTCGAAGCGCTAAGCGCAGCTCCTGGAGTTCGGATTGTCGACGACCGAGCCGGAAACGTCTTCCCTATGCCGCTAGATGCCTCAGGCCAGTACGACGTCTTGGTAGGGCGAGTCCGAAAGGATGTTTCCCACCCGTCCGCAATCTCACTCTTTGCCAGCGGTGATCAACTCCTAAAAGGCGCAGCCCTGAACGGTGTACAGATAGCCGAAAAACTGATCGAGTTGGGCAAGCTAAAGGTCGCCGCAACGCTCTAA
- the ligA gene encoding NAD-dependent DNA ligase LigA translates to MSATERAQQLRDELNRHNYLYHVLDQPEIGDTEYDLLFRELLELEEANPELKSPDSPTQRVGSPPIKGFEQHKHGVPMLSLDNAFGEDELRAFDARVKKVLGTEEEIEYFAELKFDGASISLTYVDGLLERATTRGDGEVGEVVTPNVKTVGGVPLRMRSLVPGLIEVRGEVLMFKQVFEELNKKRAEKGEQVFANPRNAASGGLRQLDSRLTAERRLNFFGYALGAGPRIASTQEGTIQRLRELGFATRPEAHKVKGIEGLIGFVNEWAVKRPTLPFGIDGIVIKVNDLDLQDQLGFTARGPRWAVAYKFAAEQAFTVLEGITWQVGRTGAVTPVAELQPVSVGGVTVSRATLHNYEDMTRKGVMIGDTVIVQRAGDVIPEVVGPVLEKRPVGAEMPVEPVVCPECGTELVKKAGEVIQRCPNKKGCPAQIMAKIIHFASRGAMDIEGLGDKQVQRFLELGYLSDLPSVYSLKDKREELVQLDRMGEASVDNLLAAIELSKTRPLDKFLFGLGIRFVGERGAKELATHFRTLQALREADYDALLAVADVGPTTASEIQEWFEEQENQDLIDRMLTLGVAPVEAAAPSGDFFAGQTVVFTGKLEQFTREAAEALVIDLGGKAAGSVSKNTAFVVAGPGAGSKLQKAEQLEVEVLDEETFLARLPEDVRARILG, encoded by the coding sequence ATGTCCGCAACCGAGCGCGCACAGCAGCTTCGCGATGAATTGAACCGGCACAACTATCTCTACCATGTGCTGGACCAGCCAGAGATCGGCGACACCGAGTACGACCTTCTTTTTCGTGAGCTTCTCGAGTTGGAGGAGGCCAACCCTGAGCTGAAATCCCCCGACAGTCCAACCCAGCGCGTCGGCAGCCCCCCCATCAAAGGGTTTGAGCAGCACAAGCACGGTGTGCCGATGCTCTCCCTCGACAACGCATTCGGCGAAGACGAGTTGCGGGCCTTCGATGCTCGGGTGAAGAAGGTGCTTGGCACGGAAGAGGAGATCGAATACTTCGCCGAGTTGAAGTTCGACGGCGCTTCCATCTCGCTGACCTATGTGGATGGTCTTCTTGAGCGGGCGACGACGCGGGGTGATGGGGAAGTTGGGGAGGTCGTGACGCCGAACGTGAAGACAGTTGGAGGGGTGCCACTGCGGATGCGTTCACTAGTGCCTGGATTGATCGAGGTGCGGGGCGAAGTGCTGATGTTCAAGCAGGTCTTCGAGGAGCTGAACAAGAAGCGAGCCGAGAAGGGGGAGCAGGTCTTTGCCAACCCTCGCAACGCCGCCAGCGGTGGATTGCGTCAGCTCGACAGTCGGCTCACCGCTGAGCGTCGGCTCAACTTCTTTGGCTATGCCCTTGGCGCGGGGCCGCGCATTGCGAGCACTCAGGAAGGGACCATTCAGAGGCTTCGTGAGCTTGGATTTGCGACACGCCCGGAGGCGCACAAAGTGAAAGGGATCGAGGGCTTGATCGGGTTTGTGAATGAGTGGGCGGTTAAGCGGCCGACGCTTCCTTTTGGGATCGACGGGATCGTCATCAAGGTCAACGACCTGGACCTGCAAGATCAGCTTGGGTTTACGGCCCGGGGGCCTCGGTGGGCGGTGGCCTATAAGTTCGCTGCCGAGCAGGCGTTTACGGTTTTGGAGGGGATCACTTGGCAGGTTGGACGGACGGGCGCGGTGACTCCGGTAGCGGAGCTTCAGCCGGTTTCGGTGGGGGGTGTGACGGTGAGCCGGGCGACGCTCCACAACTATGAAGATATGACCCGCAAGGGCGTTATGATCGGGGACACCGTTATTGTTCAGCGGGCGGGGGATGTGATTCCCGAAGTGGTTGGCCCGGTGCTGGAAAAACGTCCAGTGGGTGCGGAGATGCCAGTTGAGCCTGTGGTTTGTCCTGAGTGCGGCACGGAGTTAGTGAAAAAAGCCGGCGAGGTGATTCAGCGCTGCCCGAACAAAAAGGGCTGTCCGGCGCAGATCATGGCGAAGATCATTCACTTTGCCAGTCGTGGGGCAATGGATATCGAGGGGTTGGGGGATAAGCAGGTTCAGAGATTCTTGGAACTGGGCTATCTGAGCGATCTGCCGAGTGTGTATTCGCTCAAAGACAAGCGGGAGGAGTTGGTTCAGTTGGATCGCATGGGTGAGGCCAGCGTGGACAATCTGCTGGCAGCGATCGAGTTGAGCAAGACCCGGCCCTTGGATAAGTTTCTGTTTGGGTTGGGGATCCGGTTTGTCGGGGAGCGGGGAGCGAAGGAGCTTGCGACGCATTTCCGCACTTTGCAGGCTCTGAGAGAGGCAGATTATGATGCGCTGCTGGCGGTGGCGGACGTCGGGCCGACGACGGCGTCGGAGATTCAAGAGTGGTTTGAGGAGCAGGAGAATCAGGATTTGATCGACCGGATGCTGACGCTTGGGGTTGCTCCAGTAGAAGCTGCGGCTCCAAGCGGGGATTTCTTTGCTGGGCAGACGGTGGTGTTCACCGGCAAGCTGGAGCAGTTCACGCGCGAGGCTGCGGAAGCGTTGGTGATAGACCTTGGCGGAAAGGCGGCAGGAAGCGTGAGCAAGAACACGGCTTTCGTGGTTGCGGGGCCGGGGGCGGGCAGCAAGCTGCAGAAGGCAGAGCAGTTGGAGGTTGAGGTGTTGGATGAGGAGACGTTCTTGGCGCGGTTGCCGGAGGATGTGAGGGCACGGATTTTAGGATAG
- the trpB gene encoding tryptophan synthase subunit beta, with the protein MPTQPDATGRFGDFGGRYVPETLIPALDELEAEFKRAWSEDTFRAEFDRLLREYVGRPTPITEARRISEELGLHVVIKREDLNHTGAHKINNALGQCLLAQRMGKKRIIAETGAGQHGVATATVCALLGMECEVYMGEEDCARQQLNVFRMRLLGAKVIPVSSGTKTLKDALNEAMRDWVTNVTNTHYVIGTAAGPHPYPYMVREFQSVIGNEARAQYLERYGRLPDAGIACVGGGSNAIGFFAAFLGDTDIRLYGVEAGGHGIESGQHAAPLTAGSPGVLHGSYSYLMQDDDGQVIGTHSVSAGLDYPGVGAEHSYLKDSGRVDYTSVTDKEALDAFQWLAKKEGLIAAFESAHAFALLRDTSRFKPGDRVLVNMSGRGDKDMESAAKLFDL; encoded by the coding sequence ATGCCCACTCAGCCCGACGCTACCGGACGCTTTGGCGATTTTGGCGGACGCTATGTCCCCGAAACCCTAATCCCGGCTCTCGACGAACTCGAAGCCGAATTCAAAAGGGCGTGGTCAGAGGACACGTTTCGGGCTGAATTTGATCGCCTCCTCCGTGAGTACGTGGGCCGCCCCACCCCGATCACCGAAGCCCGCCGCATTTCGGAGGAGCTCGGGCTGCACGTCGTCATCAAGCGCGAGGACCTTAACCACACGGGCGCGCACAAGATCAACAACGCTCTCGGGCAGTGCCTGCTTGCGCAGCGGATGGGCAAGAAGCGGATCATAGCCGAAACTGGAGCCGGACAGCACGGCGTGGCGACGGCAACGGTCTGCGCTCTGCTGGGGATGGAGTGCGAGGTCTACATGGGCGAGGAGGACTGCGCCCGCCAGCAGCTCAACGTCTTTCGGATGCGGCTCCTCGGGGCGAAGGTGATCCCCGTTTCCAGCGGCACGAAGACGCTGAAGGACGCCTTGAACGAAGCGATGCGCGATTGGGTCACCAATGTGACCAACACCCACTACGTCATCGGCACAGCAGCCGGCCCGCACCCCTACCCCTACATGGTGCGTGAGTTCCAGTCCGTCATCGGAAACGAAGCCCGCGCGCAGTATCTGGAAAGGTACGGCAGACTGCCTGATGCCGGTATAGCCTGTGTTGGCGGAGGCTCAAATGCCATCGGGTTCTTTGCCGCTTTTCTTGGAGACACCGACATACGGCTGTACGGCGTGGAGGCAGGGGGGCACGGGATCGAGTCAGGTCAACACGCGGCTCCGCTCACGGCAGGCTCGCCAGGGGTACTGCACGGGTCATACAGCTATCTGATGCAGGATGACGACGGCCAGGTTATCGGCACGCATTCAGTGTCGGCAGGGCTGGATTACCCAGGCGTTGGCGCCGAGCACTCGTATTTGAAGGATTCAGGACGGGTCGATTACACGTCGGTCACCGACAAAGAGGCTCTGGACGCATTTCAGTGGCTCGCCAAAAAGGAGGGTCTTATCGCCGCCTTTGAATCGGCTCACGCCTTCGCGCTCCTGCGAGACACGTCGCGATTCAAGCCCGGCGACCGTGTGCTTGTGAACATGAGCGGCCGCGGAGATAAGGATATGGAGTCAGCCGCAAAGCTGTTTGACCTATGA
- a CDS encoding DUF5615 family PIN-like protein gives MKLLFDANLSPKLVDLLRDQYPDSKHVLEIGLTLPDVDILAFALAQDYIVVTKDDDFEGLAFLGGPPRKVILIRLGNCRTEAVALLLRTEFELVSQLAESTTEVLLAIP, from the coding sequence ATGAAGCTGCTTTTCGACGCGAATCTGTCGCCGAAGCTCGTGGACTTGCTTCGTGATCAATATCCTGATTCGAAGCACGTTCTGGAGATTGGACTGACTCTTCCAGACGTGGATATTCTTGCCTTTGCCCTGGCGCAAGACTACATAGTCGTGACCAAGGATGACGACTTCGAAGGCTTGGCTTTCCTGGGCGGTCCGCCGCGCAAGGTCATTCTGATCAGGCTGGGTAACTGTCGAACTGAAGCGGTCGCATTGTTGCTGCGTACCGAGTTTGAGCTCGTTAGCCAGCTGGCAGAATCAACAACTGAAGTACTCCTAGCAATCCCGTAA
- the rsmA gene encoding ribosomal RNA small subunit methyltransferase A — protein MNLHDQSELRAFLAKHGLWARKGLAQHFLCSPKVLNAIRSRLDGIEGILEIGPGPGAITGMLTEAASKVIALEVDTRFPEVLAESAPLADVRLLDALEADLGSVLFELPEPRSVVSNMPYHITGPLITRIAEVRKQYVKAVLMMQKEVGVRILAPVGDSNRGSLSVYLQTQFQINKVCDVPPGAFLPPPKVQSIVLEFVPVETGLSAEEEPGFFKLVRGCFAMPRKTLANNLIRYGIERPRTEALIEKAGLSALARPQSLTLDQWRELYRLSVLGR, from the coding sequence TTGAACCTACACGATCAGAGCGAGCTTCGTGCGTTCCTGGCCAAACACGGTCTTTGGGCACGCAAGGGGCTCGCTCAACACTTTCTCTGCTCCCCCAAAGTTCTGAATGCGATCCGCTCGCGTTTGGATGGCATCGAGGGCATTCTTGAGATCGGCCCTGGTCCAGGCGCTATTACTGGAATGCTTACCGAAGCAGCGTCGAAGGTGATCGCACTTGAGGTGGATACAAGATTCCCCGAGGTGTTGGCGGAGTCGGCTCCCCTTGCTGATGTGCGTTTGTTGGATGCGCTGGAGGCCGATCTTGGGTCGGTGCTTTTCGAGCTTCCAGAGCCGCGTTCTGTTGTTTCGAACATGCCCTATCACATCACGGGGCCGTTGATCACACGCATTGCTGAGGTGCGGAAGCAATATGTGAAAGCGGTTTTGATGATGCAAAAAGAGGTTGGCGTAAGGATTCTTGCGCCGGTTGGGGATTCAAATAGGGGATCGCTGTCGGTTTACTTGCAGACTCAGTTTCAGATCAACAAGGTGTGCGACGTGCCTCCGGGGGCGTTCTTGCCACCGCCGAAAGTTCAGAGCATCGTGCTGGAGTTTGTGCCGGTGGAGACCGGCTTGTCGGCTGAGGAAGAGCCGGGATTTTTTAAGCTGGTGCGTGGGTGCTTTGCGATGCCGAGGAAGACTTTGGCGAACAACTTGATTCGGTATGGGATAGAGCGTCCGCGAACGGAGGCGTTGATTGAGAAAGCTGGGTTGTCGGCCTTGGCCCGTCCGCAGTCTTTGACTTTGGATCAGTGGCGGGAGTTGTATCGATTGTCGGTTTTGGGGAGGTGA
- a CDS encoding DUF559 domain-containing protein — protein MRRGSYNHSPEARARARELRKSMSVSEKRLWYWLREKKTGFLFKKQVPVGVYFLDFYCPEAKLCVEVDGEQHAQRQTKDKARDEYLRSVGIDTFRLPSLDLFEHTGAELVEWVTLIVRACEERAGRKGKLPF, from the coding sequence ATGCGCCGGGGAAGCTATAACCACTCGCCAGAAGCCAGGGCTCGTGCTCGCGAACTGCGCAAGTCGATGAGCGTAAGCGAAAAGCGGTTGTGGTACTGGCTAAGGGAAAAGAAGACGGGCTTTCTTTTTAAGAAGCAAGTTCCGGTTGGCGTTTACTTCCTCGATTTCTATTGCCCGGAAGCAAAACTTTGTGTCGAAGTTGACGGTGAACAACACGCACAACGGCAAACTAAGGATAAGGCAAGAGATGAGTATTTGAGATCGGTAGGCATCGATACATTTCGATTGCCAAGTCTCGATCTCTTTGAACACACTGGCGCTGAGCTTGTTGAGTGGGTCACCCTGATCGTTCGGGCTTGTGAAGAAAGAGCGGGTAGAAAAGGAAAGCTGCCGTTCTGA
- a CDS encoding helix-turn-helix transcriptional regulator encodes MRLFGTAAMGADEQGGSAQFRSQVLFESDKLRAIVRTATIRATSTTTMDVPANTACLWFKRQGTILLRTPSDTRWSILPVGSVSLLRGPANLTLRVARGEQECRILTWALPSTPGLLDDALIDPAKPSDRLSVMTQPVNPLFVTAVDRLNRALNGKRGDVEALLFSVIYESCAYLKTGVSSFGLTPLPIDLAEGIVDLTEAVRKNPEQAWPLKDAADFVGYSPFHFSRVFKASVGYGFHEFVDRCRTEMAVELLRTTDSPIDVIATAAGFGTTQGLRESVKEYLGLVPSELRSDPDPGE; translated from the coding sequence ATGCGATTATTTGGAACGGCAGCTATGGGGGCAGACGAGCAGGGCGGTTCAGCACAGTTTCGTAGTCAGGTGTTGTTCGAGTCGGACAAGCTTCGCGCAATCGTGCGCACTGCTACCATTCGAGCCACGTCAACAACGACGATGGATGTACCTGCGAATACGGCCTGTCTATGGTTCAAGCGGCAGGGAACAATCCTGTTGCGTACGCCATCTGACACGCGCTGGAGCATCCTCCCTGTTGGAAGTGTCTCGCTCCTTCGCGGCCCGGCAAACCTCACACTTCGCGTCGCTAGAGGCGAACAAGAATGCCGGATTCTAACTTGGGCGCTACCCTCAACACCTGGTCTGCTTGATGACGCCCTGATTGACCCAGCTAAACCGAGCGATCGCCTGAGCGTGATGACGCAGCCTGTAAACCCGCTTTTTGTGACAGCTGTGGATCGGTTGAATCGGGCGCTGAACGGGAAGCGTGGCGATGTCGAGGCGTTGCTGTTTTCTGTGATTTATGAATCCTGTGCGTACCTCAAGACGGGGGTCAGCAGCTTTGGTCTAACACCGTTGCCGATTGATCTTGCCGAGGGCATTGTGGACTTAACCGAAGCCGTGCGGAAGAACCCCGAGCAGGCCTGGCCTCTCAAAGATGCCGCCGATTTTGTCGGGTACTCCCCCTTCCACTTCTCACGTGTGTTTAAGGCCAGCGTTGGGTATGGCTTCCATGAGTTTGTGGACCGGTGTCGGACGGAGATGGCTGTGGAGTTGCTACGCACGACAGATTCCCCTATCGATGTGATCGCCACAGCGGCGGGCTTTGGAACAACGCAGGGCTTGCGTGAATCGGTGAAGGAATACCTGGGGCTAGTGCCTTCTGAGCTGAGAAGTGATCCTGATCCGGGAGAGTAG
- a CDS encoding DUF433 domain-containing protein, translated as MDYRSIITIEPGKRSGKPCIRDLRVTVSDVLGWLAAGMSREEIIADYPYVTNDDISACLAFAADRERQLISRI; from the coding sequence GTGGACTATCGGTCAATCATCACTATCGAGCCAGGCAAGCGAAGCGGGAAGCCCTGCATTCGAGACCTTCGTGTGACTGTTTCAGACGTCTTGGGTTGGCTGGCGGCGGGGATGTCTCGCGAGGAGATCATCGCCGACTATCCGTACGTGACGAACGACGATATTTCAGCTTGCCTTGCGTTTGCTGCTGACCGGGAACGTCAATTGATTTCCAGAATCTAA